A stretch of DNA from Sugiyamaella lignohabitans strain CBS 10342 chromosome B, complete sequence:
CGTCGTAGAGACAGGAAAGACCGTGGCGGTGAGAGTACTTCGGTAGCTAACGAACCTAGTcccaaatccaaatctaCTGAAGAATCTAACGAGAATAGCAAGCCAAAGATTGATGCTTCCGCAGcgattgctgctgctgctgcggcAGCCGCAAAAATCAATGCTCAGCTTGCGAATATGGCCCAACAAAGCCGGTCAAATAAAAGCACAACCCCTCCAGCACAAGCTGCACTAACAACCCCAGTTTTGCCCATTCGAACTAAAACTTTTACAGAAAGAGTTGAGATTAATGACTTGAGAAACAAATATCTTCTGACTAAAGAACAGACTCTGGCTACAataaaagaagaaacaggagCTACAGTGATAACAAAAGGACGGTACTATCCTGATAAGTCTAGGGCTTCTGTAAGGGATCCTCCACTATATCTGCTAGTGGAAGCTCCTGATCAAGCCTCCTTGGACAAGGCAATAGCGCGAATTGAAGATTTTGCCAAGCAATTTTTGGGCCACCTTGTGGATGAAAATCGATTTAGACGACGAGATATGATGCATCTATTTGAAGGAggagaagagagaaagGCGATAATGGGTGCCGAGCCTGTTAGTGGTGCCAATAGTATTGCCGTAAACGGAAGTAAGCTTGAAGAGCTATCAACCTCGACACCGTCGCCATCGCTACCTCACCCCATAGCCTCCCAAGCCATCCCTGCATCTCGGCCTCATCCGACAGCAATTCCGGGCTCTTCAGATAAACAATACTTGAATGCTAGTTATCAATCTGTGACTCTCATGTCTGACAGACCAGGTTATTTTGAGACCAAAGTTGGAGTAGATATAAAAACACGTCAGTCTCCTAAGCAGGTTTATGAAGCTATTCTTGGTGAGAATAGCCAAAATATTAATCATATTGCGAATGAAACTTTAACCTCAGTTGTTGTGAAGGGTATGGGATCAGGTCAAGATGAGGCTCTAGATCTTTATATCCACATATATGGACACAGCAAGGAACAAGTTACAAATGCGCGAACCATATGCATGGATTTAGTAACTGTAATGACGGAGCAACTAGAGAGTTTGTTTCCTTCAGAAGATTCATCGACGACAAACTTGTTATCAACCATCGCAAATGATAATAGTCCAACTGCTGCTAGTCAGGAAGGTGGCGCTGCTTTTCAGGCTGACCATCGACCGTCGCGGCCActacctccacctccaccagctCGCCCTCCTCCCCCAACCATGCCACctccacccccaccccctggtATGCCATTATCAAAACCAGTCCgtgcaccaccaccgcctCCACCTTCTCCTCACCTACAGGGTCCTCGTAAACCTCCATTGCCCTGATTTTTATAAATGATACCTTAGCCGTGTTGGCCCTCGTATGCTATCAGTTTGGAGAGTAAATAGTtttcatataaatatatattgtgAATCGATACAACCTAAACTTGTATGGCCCTACTGGCTCGTCTAATGACCCCGATGGTCCTAAGATTCCATGGCCTCTCCATGTCATGTCAGGGGGATAATATTCCGAAGTATAAACTGCGTATACTATAAGAAGAAACAGTTTTGTATCTTCCTGCTCTGGTACTACTTGCTCCTAGGAATAGATTTTGCTAACAGTTCTCGCGTCTCTAGAAGTCTATGGATTTTGTTAATTAAGGacctgttgttgttgtaaaTGGGCACTACTCACTCCTGCTTGAGTCGTCCAGATGAATGAACCAAACTTTGAAACGTCTAATAAGTTAATTTACTAGTCAGTACCTGATTTTGTTCAAAGGCATATCGTCGAATGATCCTGATTGTGGGTTTTCACTTACATCTTGTGTCGATTTCAGCTTTGCTTCTTGATCACCAAACTCCTCCAAGGATTTCCGAAATGCCTTCGCCGTTAGCTTGATCGCACGCCTCTACTACTAATAACACATACATTTTGGGAGCTATAAGGAGCCTGGAATCTTAAGTCCTTATATAAACTACTCATGTTGTCGGCTAACGGTTGTTACGAGAATGAACCCCACAGAAGCCGCatatcattatttatatgctCCACACATTACACACTAAGGCCTTATtgtcaaataataattctATTAAAACAAACTAGCTACTGgaaactgaaaacaaaccaaGTTTCTCTTAGAGCATTTAGCACTCAATAAATAGATTCATCCTCTAGCCACTAAGATGGAGGAGGGTATTTTTGACTCTGCTCACGAACTTTTCTATTGTACAACTCCCTGTCTCGAGAGTATTCTGTAAAGGCCTCGTGCTGGGCAGGTGAACTGAGATTGGGATTGTCTAGTAGTTCTTGAATTCCGGTTACAAGCTGTTTCATGGTTAAAGCAGGCCTCCagtcttcatcttcattcaGTATTGATAAGCAAATGGTCCCAGAAGGATATACATTAGGATGGTAAAATCCACTATCAAACCGAACTTTGGGAGGCTTGGCTGGGTATTCGTCAGGAAACGATGCCGTAAGCGTGTAATGGCCACCTTCCCATAAAGTTCCATCTTTGCCAGGAATGGTCAGGGTCCAGTTTTTCAAGTCCAATCCACCGTCCTTTAGTTTAACAGGCTTGGCAGCAAACCCAAATGGGTGGTCCTTGCGCCATTGTTTTCTATTCTGTTAATAATGTTCTGCGCTATGACAGATATACCACCGTACTCTCCGTTGAGAAGTATTATCCAGATTACCGATTACCTCATATGAACATTCCCTGCAACAAAACCAATACACTTACCTTTCCTCTTGTAGACGATTTAGACAGAGTGATGACATCTTATGCTAACAGAATCCCGATTGACATGAAAGTGTAGTGTTTTCACTAAAGTAGAACTTTCCAGTCTATGTATTCTAAACTACAGGGTTAGGGTAGCACCACATATCGGCTCAGGGGTATGTTCATTAgctatatatatgtattagaacaatatatataattaattataaacAATCTATTGAACAGGACAACCTTCCTCAGCAGATAGACCACCATCTGGAGCATTCATATCAAGACCCGGTATGCTACCCGAAGCAAGATCACCCATCAATTCTGGAGGAGGAGCACCAGACTTTTGCATTTCCTCCATTCTCTGCCCAATATATGTTTTACAtgcatcgtcatcatcactgTATTTGGGATCCTCAAATTTGTTGACTATTTCACTAACAATTCTCTGTTGATTAAGATACCTCGTTTTCTCCTCTCCAGTGATCGTTGATCCATGCTCTTCTAGCCAAGCAGGAAATTTGTCGTGCATCTCCTTCATGGGTTCATAGAGAATGGCTTTAGAAGACAATTCCTTTAGCATCTCACCCAAAAGCCCGTCAAGATCTGATCCAGATGAgccagctgctccttctaATTCCTTAAGCATACTCATCAAAAAATCTTCTTCGGACGAACTCTGAGCTTTTTGGTCCATCTCAGTTCGAGATTCTTTCAATCGTTCCATTGTTTGTGCAATAGTATCCTGAAACTGAGGAGCAGTGTTTGTGTCAGCTGCGGCCTTGTTTGTAGTGGAAGATGCTGAAGTAGTCCCACCAGTGGAGCCCATTAATCCCTGAATAAGTGCTTCAAATTGTTGTTGGGCTTCTTTTGAATCTTTGAGTTCACCTAATAAGTGGTCCATACcttgctggagctggttgGCGAATTGGTCATCAAGTTCGGGGACTGAAGGGTCATTCTCTGGGACTGTCTTAGAAGAGGTTGCTTCCTTTTTAGGCACTGCCGGTGCAGTAGTCGAACTTTTGGCAGTAGGGATAGAATTAACTTCTTCAGAACCATTTGCTGTGCTTGTCTTTGATTTGGCTGAACTGTTGGAGTTCTCAATGGTATCATCAGTTGTTACCTCCTGTTCTGATGTATTAGAACCAGTTCTCGTTGCCGCATCCTTTAAATCGGCTCCTGGTGGCTTGCTTAGAACCTGAGCAGCAAAATCATCTAGTAGATCATCAAGATCATCCaaatcatcttcttcatgtCGAGACATTGTATGTATATATGAGAGGACAGAAGATATTAATTGCTTCTCGGATCATTCAAAGTTCAAAAACGACCCCCGCATTGCCTCCACGCGCATTGGTGAACGTTAAGCGCCGCGCAGCCTCGGCAAAATATTGAGCCCGAACCCAGAATTCAGTCTCCTACTAGCGAAGCAGTCAAATTGCAATACTTTGATAACTGCAAAATAGCAGTTAAATCAattagaataaataatttataataaataagagaAGTGACCATATCTTCAGTGGTAGTTATATCATGCCTCGAAAGAAAGATAATCACCGTCAAACTCAGTAACGATTTTCCTAATATCCTCCTCGTTCACTTTTAGCCAATTTGCTAACCGAGCCCGACAATCACCGGCAAGCTTTTTCTGGCGAAGAGTCAGATGATAATTTGTCTCTCTTGACATAAGATTTTGAACACCTGGATTTTCTGGACCAACAAAAGATATCCTCCCATTATCGGTGAGAATCGCATCTACAGCGCCGCCATAGTATTTCAATTGCACCTGTTCCATCAGAATGTAACTTCCTTTCGGTAATTGACTTGGGACCAGGCATGTAACAACGTGCAAAAACTCTTCTACTACTTTGGTTTCATCATGTAGAGGAAGTGTATAATCAGTGATCTGAATTTTATGCCTGCCGCCAGTTTCGATTTTGCTTTGTAGAACTTTCACAAGAATATTTACGATTATACTCTTTTCGATTTGTTGTTTCGTAACTTCACTTAATAAGACATATTGAGTTTCTTTAGCAATATACCTATGGTGAGAATTAGAGTCTAGTTGGTCATGTAATAGTTCATTCTGTGTGTGTGTAGTAATGGAAGACTTCGTATGAATTACGCCTTTCGCCTGCTTCTCACTGGTCTGTTGTAACGTTGATGTTTGGAGCTTTTGGGGTAATGGTTGGTTTGATATTATAACTTCCGGTAAATCGTTCAGCAATTCACCCGACTTTAATCTTTTGTAGTCTTGGACCTGCTTATCATCCAACTGTGCTCTGGGACATCCAAATATATGTCTCTTCCCCTCTACAGTTTGACGTAATATAATCGAATTCTTCGTAGCATTCAACTTTTTTACATTTGCTAAAGTGGTCTTAACGTTAGTTCGACAGTGCTAGTGTGAACTTCTATGATGAGACCATTGATCTACCCACCTTAAAACAAAATCTGTAAAGTACCACAGAGTCTCCCAATTCTAATGAAATATTAGGAATATATCTATGGAAGACGTTGACTTCAAATCTGTTCCCTAGAGCGTCTGATATCTCAACCACACAATTGTCTTTCAGACGACGTGCAAAACCAGGAATTCTGATTACCTTGCCAAGAACATCCACGGGCGTTACAATCTGGCGACTGAAATCAAACGCACTGAAATCGGTCATGACATGAAGGCACACCAAGTTATTAAATTGTTCCGTGAAGCTCCCTGGCTTTGCAAACCCTCTCCCTGCCAGACAGCTTTGGCTTTACACTCCCCGCGTTTTGTGGCCTAACCCTTATCGGTCATCGGATAAGTAGACAGCTTATCTCGACGATCATATTTTGCCAACCTATATGAATATTCCACTTCTAGTTTGATATATTTCGAATACTTTATTTTGACTTAGCGGTCACCTAGAAAGCAAATGAAATGTCCACTGCGACTAAATAAGTAAAAATAGAATTAATGAATTATTATGCGAGTTAGTCTATCcctataaatataaatataaatgtGATATCAGAAGATCTATTTACTTCGTTCTGGTAAGCTTTGCTCTGATAGAGGCACCAAAGTAGTAAAAGCCGTAAGGTATAAATACCATAGCAACACCTATGAAAGCCAATAACCAACTGGCCCATTGAAGGCCCAATCTGTGGTACATTTGGACAGTGAACAAAGGGaaagcagcaccaccacctgaTCTCAAGAAAACCTTCGCAGCCAAGGCCGAGGCAGCGTATTTTTGATAAGAGTCGATAATGTAATTGTTCACCGAGTAGTAGCAGAGAACCATACCAAAACCAAAGGCAATACCGGATGAAGCAGGACCCACCCAAATTATGTGTTTGAAAGAGGTTGCACCGAGGATAAACAATGAAATTGGTACTAATGGCGAACCTATCATGGCTCCTAAAAGTCTATCTTCGGGTGTAGGATCTCTCTTTTTACAAAGAGCTTGGTACTTCTTTTCGCAAAAAGGTGTGAAAACAATAGCTATGCCACTACCAATGAGAATGGGGATAAACATAAGACCAACAATTGCATCGTTGTAACCGTAAAGGGTCTGGAAAATGACTGGATaagcaaagaaaaaggcGTACAGCATTGCATAGATAAGAACAACGTACATGCAcatcaaatccaaaacTGGTTCGGTAGCAATCATTCTGACGGGTCTAATCAAACAAGTGTTAATGATTTCATAGAGCGACATTTCAACCTGTTCTTGTTCAGTAATGATAAGAGGGTTACCTGTTTCTTTTCTAAGGCGCTTGGCACGTCTCTTTAAAATGACGGGGGCATAGGTCTCAGGAATTGAAATAATCAGAAGCATCACAACCCCAGCAAAAGCCATGTTCACCCAGAAAAACAAATCCAGTCTATGGGTCGAGACATTAATAAACCCATTTACAATCGGACCAAATACAGGACCACTATATGGACCAAATGAGAACAGAGCAATACCCATTCCTCGTTGCTCTTTAGACCAGATATCAGCGATTGTACCACCTGCTAAGGACAGGGCTGAACTAGCGAATACACCGCAAAGAAAGCGACATACGAGTAGAGCACCAATGTTTGGAGCAAGTGCACAGGGGATATTGAAGATGGTATAAAGACCCAAGGAAATAGCGTACACTGGACGCCTTCCTATTATTTCACTCAAAGGGCTCCACAGTAACGGACCAACAGCGAACCCAAGAACCATAATAGAACATGTCAGATTAGCAACTTCTAAGGACACATTGTATTTTTCGCTAATTAATCCCAGACCACCAGTTACAATTGAAGATCCATAAGCCACACATACAACTAGTAGAGCTGCCAATCCAGTGACCATCCATCTATAGGCATTTGACCAATTCTGAGGGTTCTCAGGATCATCGATCTTGAAAGTGACGAATTCGAAATCGGGTTTGCTAGCAATCTTCTCAATGTCTTCACTTCTGGGTCTAACACCAGCCCGAGAACGTACTTGTTCCAAAGTTTGTGCCGGTACAAGACCAGTTTGGGTTTCCAAAGTGTACTCTTCAGGGAATTCGGGTCCTGACCGAGGGCGGAATGCAGGATAGTTGGCGTCAGGTGTTGGTGTCTCTTCAGATACTCCGAGATTCTGAAGAGATTGGGTCGTTTCTACTCTCGATAGTGGTTCTTGGTCTTCTCTTTCGTCATAGATGGCAGTGGGAATACGTTCAATTGGTTCTGTCAAAGATACAGGTGATGGAGTCTCTGCAGGAGAGGCGGGAGTTTGTGCGTCTGTCATTTTAAGCTTTGTGGAATCTATAAATGAGGATGTGATGTTGACAAGCTAATATAAATAGGAAGTCCTAACATGGCGTTTCAGTaagtatttatattcattttTTGCTAGACCATATTAATCCATGGAACTCCAACTCCATATCCACGATTAGCTCGAACCTGGAATCAACTTGCCGTCACAGCCGGATACGGCAAGTCAATGATAATGGCTATATTTGGATATGATTTTCATATCTGACATGTCGATCTACACCTCTGACATGCTTATCTTGCATGGCATATCTATCGAATAACAGTAATACAATAGGCAACAGGCTAGAAATAGCAAATTGCCACTAGATATTATGGTCAATGacattaatattatatggtcttgaaaagattgaaGAGTGTCTGTTGGTTCTAGCATCTGAATTAGAAGGGTCTGATGTTCATGTTTGACGCGGCTGCAGACGGATCGGTCGGCAGTCTAAACAGATTAGGAATTGATAAACATAAGTTTAATCCGTGCCTGGATGGTTTGTTTGCCCCTTCATTAAACACAATTCGCATTAACACGACTCAGTTATTGATTCCCTTCTCTCATTTTTATCGATTCTATTTAGCTTGGCAAATTGTGGACTCAGTACATCACTCTTCGCTAGGCATTCGAGGTTGGGAATATGTGCACTATAGTAAAACTCATAGTAGCCGAAGACACGGTTTCTCCTGACCGGTATAATCAGTCAGGTTTACATAGAAATAATTGCGAGCTATGACTCCTTACACTACATCCTCGGGTCGTACATGCAGGGTGCAGAGGTGCCGGAAGTTTCAGTACGCCGCACAGAAGGTTAGAACGGAAGTGCTGATGCTACCAGCCTAGACATTCATTTCCTTCCATTTTGATGTATATTTGAATTAACCATTCATTTGTAATAACTTAATAGGAAATGTACCTGAATGTCATAAATATGTTTTTCCGCCGCGGATTTCAGAAGCATGAACAGTTTGCTTTGTGCAGACAAGATGCGAACCAATAT
This window harbors:
- the TPO2 gene encoding Tpo2p (Polyamine transporter of the major facilitator superfamily; member of the 12-spanner drug:H(+) antiporter DHA1 family; specific for spermine; localizes to the plasma membrane; transcription of TPO2 is regulated by Haa1p; TPO2 has a paralog, TPO3, that arose from the whole genome duplication; GO_component: GO:0000329 - fungal-type vacuole membrane [Evidence IMP] [PMID 11171066]; GO_component: GO:0016021 - integral component of membrane [Evidence IEA,IEA]; GO_component: GO:0016021 - integral component of membrane [Evidence ISM] [PMID 12192589]; GO_component: GO:0016020 - membrane [Evidence IEA]; GO_component: GO:0005886 - plasma membrane [Evidence IEA,IEA]; GO_component: GO:0005886 - plasma membrane [Evidence IDA] [PMID 12562762]; GO_function: GO:0015297 - antiporter activity [Evidence IEA]; GO_function: GO:0000297 - spermine transmembrane transporter activity [Evidence IMP] [PMID 11171066]; GO_process: GO:0000296 - spermine transport [Evidence IMP] [PMID 11171066]; GO_process: GO:0055085 - transmembrane transport [Evidence IEA]; GO_process: GO:0006810 - transport [Evidence IEA]), which encodes MTDAQTPASPAETPSPVSLTEPIERIPTAIYDEREDQEPLSRVETTQSLQNLGVSEETPTPDANYPAFRPRSGPEFPEEYTLETQTGLVPAQTLEQVRSRAGVRPRSEDIEKIASKPDFEFVTFKIDDPENPQNWSNAYRWMVTGLAALLVVCVAYGSSIVTGGLGLISEKYNVSLEVANLTCSIMVLGFAVGPLLWSPLSEIIGRRPVYAISLGLYTIFNIPCALAPNIGALLVCRFLCGVFASSALSLAGGTIADIWSKEQRGMGIALFSFGPYSGPVFGPIVNGFINVSTHRLDLFFWVNMAFAGVVMLLIISIPETYAPVILKRRAKRLRKETGNPLIITEQEQVEMSLYEIINTCLIRPVRMIATEPVLDLMCMYVVLIYAMLYAFFFAYPVIFQTLYGYNDAIVGLMFIPILIGSGIAIVFTPFCEKKYQALCKKRDPTPEDRLLGAMIGSPLVPISLFILGATSFKHIIWVGPASSGIAFGFGMVLCYYSVNNYIIDSYQKYAASALAAKVFLRSGGGAAFPLFTVQMYHRLGLQWASWLLAFIGVAMVFIPYGFYYFGASIRAKLTRTK
- the PEX19 gene encoding Pex19p (Chaperone and import receptor for newly-synthesized class I PMPs; binds peroxisomal membrane proteins (PMPs) in the cytoplasm and delivers them to the peroxisome for subsequent insertion into the peroxisomal membrane; interacts with Myo2p and contributes to peroxisome partitioning; GO_component: GO:0005737 - cytoplasm [Evidence IEA,IEA]; GO_component: GO:0005829 - cytosol [Evidence IDA] [PMID 9418908]; GO_component: GO:0005783 - endoplasmic reticulum [Evidence IEA]; GO_component: GO:0005783 - endoplasmic reticulum [Evidence IDA] [PMID 16009135]; GO_component: GO:0005789 - endoplasmic reticulum membrane [Evidence IEA]; GO_component: GO:0016020 - membrane [Evidence IEA]; GO_component: GO:0005778 - peroxisomal membrane [Evidence IEA]; GO_component: GO:0005778 - peroxisomal membrane [Evidence IDA] [PMID 9418908]; GO_component: GO:0005777 - peroxisome [Evidence IEA,IEA]; GO_function: GO:0033328 - peroxisome membrane targeting sequence binding [Evidence IPI] [PMID 16679311]; GO_function: GO:0005515 - protein binding [Evidence IPI] [PMID 16679311]; GO_function: GO:0005515 - protein binding [Evidence IPI] [PMID 9418908]; GO_process: GO:0032581 - ER-dependent peroxisome organization [Evidence IMP] [PMID 20427571]; GO_process: GO:0045033 - peroxisome inheritance [Evidence IPI] [PMID 22486971]; GO_process: GO:0007031 - peroxisome organization [Evidence IEA]; GO_process: GO:0032527 - protein exit from endoplasmic reticulum [Evidence IMP] [PMID 16009135]; GO_process: GO:0045046 - protein import into peroxisome membrane [Evidence IMP] [PMID 10637226]; GO_process: GO:0050821 - protein stabilization [Evidence IPI] [PMID 16679311]), translated to MSRHEEDDLDDLDDLLDDFAAQVLSKPPGADLKDAATRTGSNTSEQEVTTDDTIENSNSSAKSKTSTANGSEEVNSIPTAKSSTTAPAVPKKEATSSKTVPENDPSVPELDDQFANQLQQGMDHLLGELKDSKEAQQQFEALIQGLMGSTGGTTSASSTTNKAAADTNTAPQFQDTIAQTMERLKESRTEMDQKAQSSSEEDFLMSMLKELEGAAGSSGSDLDGLLGEMLKELSSKAILYEPMKEMHDKFPAWLEEHGSTITGEEKTRYLNQQRIVSEIVNKFEDPKYSDDDDACKTYIGQRMEEMQKSGAPPPELMGDLASGSIPGLDMNAPDGGLSAEEGCPVQ